The following are encoded in a window of Cervus canadensis isolate Bull #8, Minnesota chromosome 11, ASM1932006v1, whole genome shotgun sequence genomic DNA:
- the NEU3 gene encoding sialidase-3, translated as MEEPGFRAEVMEEVTSCSFSSPLFQQENKRGVTYRIPALIYVPPARTFLAFAEKRSSSKDEDALHLVLRRGLRTGHSVQWEPVKSLMKATLPGHRTMNPCPVWERKSGCVYLFFICVRGHVTERQQIMSGRNAARLCFICSQDAGYSWSEVRDLTEEVIGPEVTHWATFAVGPGHGIQLQSGRLIIPAYAYYIPFWFSCFRLPYKARPHSLMIYSDDLGATWQHGRLIKPMVTVECEVAEVIGKTGHPVLYCSARTPNRCRAEALSTDHGECFQKPALSHQLCEPPHGCQGSVVSFRPLEIPGGCQDLASKEAPAIQRSPLLCSSVWPQPETGTLSESWLLYSHPTSKKRRVDLGIYLNQNPLEAACWSRPWILHCGPCGYSDLAALENEGLFGCLFECGTKWECEQIAFRLFTDQEILSHVQGDCSTPGRNSEPSNN; from the exons ATGGAGGAGCCGGGGTTCCGCGCAG AGGTCATGGAAGAAGTGACATCGTGCTCCTTCAGCAGCCCTCTGTTCCAGCAGGAGAACAAGAGAGGGGTCACCTACCGGATCCCAGCCCTGATCTACGTGCCCCCTGCCCGCACCTTCCTGGCCTTTGCAGAGAAGCGCTCCTCGAGCAAGGATGAGGATGCTCTCCACCTGGTGCTGAGACGAGGGTTGAGGACTGGGCACTCAGTACAG TGGGAACCCGTGAAGTCCCTGATGAAAGCCACATTACCTGGACACCGGACCATGAACCCCTGTCCTGTTTGGGAGCGGAAGAGTGGCTGTGTGTACCTGTTCTTCATCTGTGTGCGAGGCCATGTCACCGAGCGTCAACAGATTATGTCAGGCAGGAATGCTGCACGCCTCTGCTTCATATGCAGCCAGGATGCTGGCTATTCATGGAGCGAGGTGAGGGACCTGACTGAGGAGGTCATTGGCCCAGAGGTGACGCACTGGGCCACTTTTGCTGTAGGCCCAGGTCATGGCATCCAGCTGCAGTCGGGGAGGCTCATCATCCCTGCATACGCCTACTATATCCCATTCTGGTTCTCTTGCTTTCGGCTGCCATATAAAGCTAGGCCTCATTCCCTGATGATCTATAGCGATGACCTAGGAGCCACATGGCAACATGGCAGGCTTATCAAGCCCATGGTGACAGTGGAATGTGAAGTGGCAGAGGTGATTGGGAAGACCGGCCACCCTGTGCTGTATTGCAGTGCCCGGACGCCAAACAGATGCCGGGCAGAGGCCCTCAGCACTGACCATGGTGAATGCTTTCAGAAACCAGCCCTGAGCCATCAGCTCTGTGAGCCACCTCATGGCTGCCAAGGCAGTGTGGTGAGTTTCCGGCCCCTGGAGATCCCAGGTGGATGCCAGGATCTTGCTAGCAAAGAAGCACCTGCCATTCAGCGGAGTCCTCTGCTGTGCAGCTCAGTGTGGCCACAGCCGGAAACTGGAACCCTGTCAGAATCATGGCTCTTGTACTCACACCCAACCAGTAAGAAACGCAGGGTCGACCTAGGCATCTACCTCAACCAGAACCCCTTGGAGGCTGCCTGCTGGTCCCGCCCCTGGATCTTGCACTGCGGGCCCTGTGGGTACTCTGATTTGGCTGCTCTGGAGAATGAGGGCTTGTTTGGGTGTTTGTTTGAATGTGGGACCAAGTGGGAGTGTGAGCAGATCGCCTTCCGCCTGTTTACAGACCAAGAAATCCTGAGTCACGTGCAAGGGGACTGCTCCACCCCTGGTAGGAACTCTGAGCCAAGTAACAACTAA